From the Theobroma cacao cultivar B97-61/B2 chromosome 2, Criollo_cocoa_genome_V2, whole genome shotgun sequence genome, one window contains:
- the LOC18608178 gene encoding L-type lectin-domain containing receptor kinase IX.1: MEAQNAESFYLKSGKPTSLFIFCILLFGLLPLSKATTYDNTNFNFTAFDPNVHGIVYEGDASPSDNGIQLTFNLRDKGLNGSCGRATYYKPMHLWHNSSGKVVLADFTTQFSFVIDSLRNSSKADGFAFFLAPNGSKIPPYSGGGLFGLENIDPTYINYRFVAVEFDTFTNNWDNAMSDHVAIDLNTVQKSLTSRPWWWSDTENGGKVDAFISYNSTTKNLSVVLLDTDDYTLKNSTSLSTILDFSIYLPEWVTFGFSGTTGALFEIHTIYSWNFSSSLPVATNKSYQTNPPTPAPAAATNSTSPADNPRKKSRTWLWVILGVAGGIFALLLVLTLVWFFCWREKYRGKEVETEMVTAPRKFSCKELRFATSNFADEGLLGEGGFGKVYLGFLRDMNCNIAVKKTTPQSQQGVKEYASEVKTISRLRHRNLVQLIGWCHDNQEFLIVYEFLPNKSLDYHLFREPCLLTWEKRYKIAMGLASALFYLHEECEQCVLHRDIKSSNVLLDLSFNAKLGDFGLARLVEHGQGSQTTIMLGTDGYVAPECLETFKAIKESDVYSFGVVALEIATGKQAIAVIDRNGKRLKTKLVEWVWELYGRESIFDAADPRLSDNYDKEQMERLILVGLACAHPNYFARPSITQVVDILGFKAQVPVLPLDMPVPTYIAAHQATIAGSSASSSSQISASNRSQAQFSGTSSTSDSSKVGTGTPATNTK; encoded by the coding sequence ATGGAAGCTCAAAATGCTGAGAGCTTTTATCTCAAATCTGGAAAACCTACATCTCTCTTCATATTCTGCATCCTTCTTTTCGGTTTACTTCCTCTCTCAAAGGCAACAACCTATGATAACACCAATTTCAATTTCACCGCCTTCGACCCAAATGTGCATGGAATAGTTTACGAAGGTGATGCATCCCCATCAGACAACGGAATCCAACTCACCTTTAACCTAAGGGACAAGGGTCTAAATGGAAGTTGTGGTCGGGCCACGTATTACAAACCAATGCACCTTTGGCACAATTCATCCGGGAAGGTCGTACTTGCAGACTTCACtactcaattttcttttgtcataGATTCCCTCAGGAATAGTTCAAAGGCTGATGGGTTTGCGTTTTTCCTTGCTCCTAATGGGTCAAAAATCCCACCTTATTCAGGAGGCGGCCTCTTCGGGCTCGAAAATATCGATCCGACCTACATTAACTATAGATTTGTTGCAGTGGAATTTGATACGTTTACCAATAATTGGGATAACGCGATGTCAGATCACGTGGCCATTGATCTCAACACTGTCCAGAAGTCTCTTACCTCTCGCCCATGGTGGTGGAGTGATACTGAAAATGGGGGAAAAGTTGATGCTTTCATCAGTTACAACTCGACGACAAAAAACCTGAGTGTTGTTTTGCTTGATACCGATGATTATACTCTTAAAAATTCAACTAGTCTTTCTACTATATTGGATTTTAGCATATATTTACCAGAATGGGTTACGTTTGGCTTCTCAGGAACCACTGGGGCTTTGTTTGAGATACATACTATTTATTCCTGGAATTTCAGCTCTAGCTTGCCAGTTGCTACAAATAAAAGCTATCAAACCAATCCTCCAACACCAGCACCTGCAGCAGCAACGAATTCAACAAGTCCTGCAGACAACCCCAGAAAAAAGAGCAGGACATGGCTATGGGTTATTTTGGGGGTTGCCGGTGGCATTTTTGCTTTGCTTTTAGTTTTGACTCTGGTTTGGTTTTTCTGCTGGAGGGAAAAGTACAGGGGCAAGGAAGTGGAAACGGAAATGGTGACAGCACCTAGGAAGTTTTCCTGCAAGGAATTGAGATTTGCAACCAGTAATTTTGCTGATGAAGGTCTGCTTGGGGAGGGAGGTTTTGGTAAGGTTTATTTAGGCTTTTTGAGGGACATGAATTGCAATATTGCTGTCAAAAAGACAACTCCACAATCTCAACAAGGGGTGAAAGAGTATGCATCAGAAGTGAAAACTATTAGCAGGTTGAGGCACAGGAATTTAGTCCAGCTCATCGGTTGGTGCCATGACAATCAGGAGTTCCTCATTGTCTATGAATTTCTTCCAAATAAGAGCCTTGACTACCACCTATTTAGAGAACCATGCTTGTTGACATGGGAGAAGAGATACAAAATTGCTATGGGCTTGGCCTCAGCATTGTTCTATCTACACGAAGAATGTGAACAATGTGTGCTACATCGAGACATCAAATCAAGTAATGTTCTCCTGGATTTAAGTTTCAATGCCAAGTTAGGTGACTTTGGCCTGGCTAGacttgttgagcatggacaaGGGTCACAAACAACGATTATGCTTGGGACTGATGGCTATGTAGCACCAGAATGTCTTGAGACATTCAAAGCCATTAAGGAATCAGATGTATACAGCTTCGGGGTTGTTGCGTTAGAAATAGCCACTGGAAAGCAGGCTATTGCTGTAATAGATAGAAATGGCAAGAGACTCAAAACTAAACTTGTGGAGTGGGTTTGGGAACTGTATGGGAGAGAGAGTATTTTTGATGCAGCAGACCCACGGTTGTCTGACAATTATGACAAGGAACAAATGGAACGCTTGATCTTAGTTGGGCTGGCTTGCGCTCATCCAAACTACTTTGCCCGCCCATCAATAACGCAGGTCGTTGATATCCTTGGTTTCAAAGCTCAAGTGCCCGTGCTGCCACTGGATATGCCAGTTCCAACTTACATTGCAGCACATCAAGCCACTATTGCTGGATCTTCTGCGTCGAGTTCATCCCAGATCAGTGCCTCCAACAGAAGCCAAGCCCAATTTTCAGGCACTAGTTCTACTAGTGATTCCTCGAAGGTTGGAACAGGTACTCCAGCTACAAATACAAAATGA